A genomic region of Manihot esculenta cultivar AM560-2 chromosome 15, M.esculenta_v8, whole genome shotgun sequence contains the following coding sequences:
- the LOC110601538 gene encoding uncharacterized protein LOC110601538: MSAIQSQLIQLIYATTQGASSSSSSSKKMHRQIFLVLLLFIGPAFADLLQNSDFESPPSNLPENSTTPFQQLSGNSTIPGWSFEGTIVYVTANQTVALPGNGHAIQLGEDGKINQTINPVADYVHYLLTFTLAPGGQNCSTNANVSVSAPDSNSILSFKQNFGKEKWQTYGLYLGSWEQQEPVNLILESQSTESDAKSTCWPLIDKLLLKSIETLVPGDDNLLLNGGFEFGPEFLSNSTEGVLLDSAPTPVLSPLRQWSISGTVKYIDSKHYFVPEGNAAVEFVSGVSTGIQAATTVEAGSKYSLDFTLGDANDSCRGNFLVGAQAGSTAQNFTLQSNGTGSAKNFSLAFKADLTTALIGFVSYTTTQTKDGVFCGPIVDNVVLRASQGMKSKIKWEAFIFLLFLVGIL, from the exons ATGTCGGCAATTCAAAGTCAACTCATTCAACTCATATATGCAACGACCCAGGGCGCTTCTTCTTCGTCTTCCTCAAGCAAGAAAATGCATCGGCAAATCTTTCTAGTATTGCTCCTTTTCATCGGACCAGCATTTGCAG ATCTTCTGCAGAACTCAGATTTTGAAAGTCCCCCATCAAACTTGCCGGAAAATTCCACCACCCCATTTCAGCAATTGAGTGGAAACAGCACTATTCCAGGTTGGTCATTTGAAGGGACAATCGTGTATGTCACAGCTAATCAGACAGTAGCTTTGCCAGGAAATGGGCATGCCATACAACTGGGAGAAGATGGCAAGATTAACCAAACAATCAATCCTGTTGCTGATTACGTCCATTATCTGCTCACCTTCACGCTTGCTCCAGGCGGACAGAATTGTTCAACTAACGCCAATGTTAGTGTCTCGGCCCCAGATAGCAACTCCATCTTGTCTTTTAAGCAGAATTTTGGGAAGGAAAAATGGCAGACCTATGGTCTCTATTTGGGTAGTTGGGAACAGCAAGAGCCTGTTAACCTTATCCTTGAAAGCCAATCAACAGAATCAGATGCTAAGTCCACATGTTGGCCATTGATTGACAAGCTTCTTCTCAAATCCATTGAAACACTTGTCCCAGGCGATG ATAACCTTTTGTTGAATGGAGGATTTGAATTTGGCCCAGAATTCCTTAGCAACTCTACTGAAGGGGTTCTACTTGATTCAGCACCTACTCCTGTTCTGTCCCCACTAAGACAATGGTCTATTTCAGGAACAGTCAAATACATAGACTCCAAACACTACTTTGTACCTGAAGGCAATGCTGCAGTTGAGTTTGTCTCAGGAGTTTCAACCGGCATACAGGCAGCAACTACAGTCGAAGCTGGTTCAAAGTATAGTTTGGACTTCACTCTAGGAGATGCTAATGACTCATGTCGGGGGAATTTTCTAGTTGGGGCTCAGGCAGGATCCACAGCTCAGAATTTTACACTGCAGAGTAATGGGACTGGTTCAGCCAAGAATTTCTCTCTAGCATTCAAGGCAGATTTAACTACAGCTCTCATAGGTTTTGTGAGCTATACCACTACCCAGACAAAGGATGGTGTTTTCTGCGGTCCTATTGTTGACAATGTTGTTTTGCGTGCTTCTCAGGGGATGAAATCAAAAATTAAGTGGGAagcttttatttttctgctatTTCTAGTAGGCATTCTGTGA
- the LOC110601539 gene encoding protease HtpX homolog, producing MASVPLSSLCLPQGKLSSLGFSYRISDHLRFASASIGFSSIKKNRGFRVSVCRAAAVVFRDLDADDFRHPLDKQNTLLLRAIPGLNEIGKALLGAMTEQIMLLENIGTSVLVSKNQLSELHQLMTEAAEILNLEAPDLYVRQSPVPNAYTLAISGKKPFVVIHTSIVELLTRKELQAVLAHELGHLKCDHGVWLTFANILTLGAYNVPGLGRLIAQSLEEQLFGWLRAAELTCDRAALLVAQDPKVVISVLMKLAGGSPSVADQLNVDAFLEQARSYDRASSSPVGWYIRNAQTRQLSHPLPVLRAREIDEWSRSQEYKSLLKRAMKMNAVQNF from the exons ATGGCTTCGGTTCCACTTTCCTCTCTGTGCTTGCCTCAAGGGAAATTGTCTTCTCTCGGTTTCAGCTATCGAATTTCTGATCATTTGAGGTTTGCTTCGGCTTCTATTGGATTTAGCTCCATCAAGAAGAATCGAGGATTTAGGGTTTCTGTTTGTAGAGCAGCTGCTGTTGTGTTTCGTGATCTTGATGCTGATGATTTTAGGCATCCTCTTGATAAACAG AACACGCTGCTCTTGAGGGCAATTCCAGGATTAAATGAAATAGGGAAGGCTCTTTTAG GAGCTATGACAGAGCAAATCATGCTCCTTGAGAATATTGGGACGTCAGTCCTTGTGTCTAAAAATCAG CTTAGTGAACTTCACCAGCTGATGACTGAGGCTGCAGAAATACTGAACCTTGAGGCTCCTGATCTATATGTACGTCAGAGTCCTGTACCAAATGCATATACTTTAGCAATTAGTGGGAAGAAGCCCTTTGTTGTTATCCATACCAGTATAGTGGAGCTTTTGACAAGAAAGGAGTTGCAG GCTGTTTTGGCCCATGAGCTGGGTCATTTGAAATGTGATCATGGAGTATGGCTGACATTTGCTAATATTCTTACCCTTGGAGCCTATAACGTACCTG GACTTGGCAGGTTGATAGCTCAGAGCTTGGAAGAACAATTATTTGGTTGGCTCCGAGCAGCAGAGCTGACTTGTGATCGTGCAGCTCTTCTTGTTGCCCAGGACCCTAAG GTGGTCATCTCTGTTTTGATGAAGTTGGCTGGGGGAAGCCCATCAGTTGCTGATCAACTAAATGTGGATGCATTCTTGGAACAAGCTCGTTCCTATGACAGAGCTTCTTCAAGTCCAGTGGGGTGGTACATAAG AAATGCTCAAACGAGGCAACTTTCACATCCTCTGCCTGTTCTACGTGCTCGTGAAATTGATGAATGGTCAAGAAGTCAAGAATATAAAAGTCTTCTAAAACGTGCAATGAAGATGAATGCTGTACAGAATTTTTAG
- the LOC110601540 gene encoding transcription and mRNA export factor ENY2, translating into MRNSVNRPPTPDAAEDPGKEPTLQEIINIKLIESGEKERLMELLRERLIECGWKDEMKALCRAFIKKKGRTNVTVDDLVHVITPKGRASIPDSIKAELLQRIRTFLVQAAV; encoded by the exons AT GAGAAATTCGGTGAATCGACCTCCAACGCCAGATGCAGCGGAGGATCCAGGGAAAGAGCCTACGCTTCAAGAAATTATCAACATTAAG TTAATTGAGAGTGGAGAAAAGGAGCGATTGATGGAACTTTTGAGGGAAAGGCTTATAGAATGTGGATGGAAAGATGAAATGAAAGCTCTTTGCAG GGCATTtataaagaagaaaggaaggacCAATGTTACTGTGGATGACCTTGTACATGTAATTACCCCTAAGGGCAGAG CCTCTATTCCTGATTCCATAAAGGCTGAGCTGTTGCAAAGAATTCGGACTTTTCTTGTTCAAGCTGCTGTTTGA
- the LOC110601878 gene encoding B2 protein: MESIQSFWQLGDELRGQSKVSEDHKWLMAASKLAEQTRSKGERMNNLDLSKGLSELRPREKIGFQEDNKFESLNFNMLNLESKMAENVGKGSFRSGVYNMNAVYQKTNLNGIGNLTGSKYSGNNQNTKDPNNNSNNNINNIENSANNAVDKRFKTLPATETLPRNEVLGGYIFVCNNDTMQEDLKRQLFGLPPRYRDSVRAITPGLPLFLYNYTTHQLHGIFEAASFGGSNIDPTAWEDKKCKGESRFPAQVRIRVRKLCKALEEDAFRPVLHHYDGPKFRLELSVPETLDLLDLCEQAGSPA; encoded by the exons ATGGAGAGCATCCAAAGCTTTTGGCAATTGGGTGATGAGCTCCGAGGACAATCAAAAGTCTCAGAGGATCATAAGTGGTTAATGGCTGCCTCGAAATTGGCTGAGCAGACAAGGTCAAAGGGGGAACGCATGAATAATCTTGATCTTTCAAAAGGTCTGTCAGAATTAAGGCCAAGGGAGAAGATTGGGTTTCAGGAAGATAATAAATTTGAAAGCCTTAACTTTAATATGTTGAACTTGGAATCTAAGATGGCTGAAAATGTGGGCAAAGGTTCTTTCAGAAGTGGAGTTTACAATATGAATGCAGTGTACCAGAAAACCAACTTAAATGGTATTGGAAATCTTACTGGTAGCAAGTATAGCGGTAACAATCAGAATACCAAAGACCCCAACAACAACAGCAATAACAACATTAACAACATTGAGAACAGTGCAAATAATGCTGTTGACAAAAGGTTCAAGACTCTGCCTGCAACAGAGACGCTTCCACGGAATGAGGTTCTTGGAGGATACATCTTTGTCTGTAACAATGACACTATGCAGGAAGATTTGAAGCGCCAGCTATTTG GTTTACCTCCAAGATATAGAGATTCTGTTCGGGCAATAACACCTGGCTTACCTCTCTTTCTTTACAACTACACAACTCACCAGTTGCATGGTATATTTGAG GCAGCTAGTTTTGGGGGTTCTAACATTGATCCTACTGCTTGGGAAGACAAAAAATGTAAAGGCGAGtcgaggtttcctgctcag GTGAGGATCCGTGTTAGAAAGCTCTGCAAGGCATTGGAAGAGGATGCTTTTAGGCCAGTGTTGCACCATTATGATGGCCCAAAGTTCCGTCTTGAGCTCTCAGTTCCTGAG ACCCTGGATCTATTGGACCTTTGTGAACAAGCAGGCTCTCCAGCTTAA